Proteins from one Sulfurovum sp. TSL1 genomic window:
- a CDS encoding TraR/DksA C4-type zinc finger protein translates to MLKDQLEKELNIANAQIEELELTTYVVAPENTLSDIISFENASEDELNQRKLKRVYMKKRKILFFKEEMKNNISFLCHLCGKEIDLERLLIMSRARLCKTCANGS, encoded by the coding sequence TCGAAAAAGAGCTTAATATAGCCAATGCCCAAATAGAAGAATTGGAATTGACGACTTATGTTGTTGCACCAGAAAATACTCTAAGTGACATAATATCTTTCGAGAACGCTAGTGAAGATGAACTCAATCAAAGAAAACTAAAACGTGTTTATATGAAAAAAAGAAAAATCCTTTTCTTCAAAGAAGAGATGAAAAATAATATTTCATTTTTGTGTCATCTATGTGGGAAAGAGATTGATTTAGAACGTCTTCTTATTATGTCTAGAGCAAGGCTTTGTAAAACTTGTGCAAATGGTTCTTAA
- a CDS encoding aldo/keto reductase: MYTHNLTLIYGTAWKKERTKELVIQAIKAGFKGIDTACQPKHYNEAGVGEALAAMAQEGFRREDIFLQTKFTPLAGQDPLNVPYAKKADLSTQVAESFEVSKENLQTDYIDSLLLHSPLSSFKDLETVWRAMEEIAQRGEVKQLGISNIYDLHTLQDLYKMAKIKPSVVQNRFYAGSGYDKEIRHFCKTHNIIYQSFWTLTANPHILQSTELVELSKKYNKNVIQLFFAYLHQTGITPLTGTTNIEHMQSDLESFDIVLDDSEILNLHSLFE; the protein is encoded by the coding sequence ATGTATACACACAATCTTACGCTTATCTACGGTACCGCCTGGAAAAAAGAGCGTACTAAAGAACTTGTGATCCAAGCAATAAAAGCAGGATTCAAGGGTATTGATACGGCCTGTCAGCCCAAGCATTATAATGAAGCAGGTGTGGGAGAAGCTCTTGCTGCGATGGCACAAGAGGGTTTTAGGCGTGAAGATATTTTTTTACAGACCAAATTTACCCCACTTGCAGGACAGGACCCTCTCAACGTCCCTTATGCTAAAAAGGCCGATCTAAGTACTCAAGTTGCAGAATCCTTTGAGGTCTCAAAGGAAAACCTTCAGACGGATTATATCGACTCACTGCTTCTGCACTCTCCGCTCTCTTCTTTTAAAGACCTTGAAACAGTATGGAGAGCGATGGAAGAGATAGCTCAAAGAGGCGAAGTAAAACAGCTTGGTATTTCAAACATCTATGACCTTCATACTCTGCAAGATCTTTATAAAATGGCTAAGATAAAACCCTCAGTGGTTCAAAACAGGTTTTATGCAGGCAGCGGTTATGATAAAGAGATACGTCACTTTTGCAAAACACACAATATCATCTACCAAAGTTTCTGGACGCTCACGGCAAATCCTCATATACTTCAAAGTACAGAGCTTGTTGAGCTAAGTAAAAAATATAACAAAAATGTCATTCAACTATTTTTTGCCTATCTTCATCAAACCGGTATCACACCTTTGACAGGGACAACAAACATAGAACATATGCAAAGTGATTTAGAGAGTTTTGATATAGTTTTGGACGATAGTGAAATATTAAATCTTCACTCGCTTTTTGAATAA